A DNA window from Schlesneria paludicola DSM 18645 contains the following coding sequences:
- a CDS encoding Pls/PosA family non-ribosomal peptide synthetase, producing MSAALDVSSVQHGLSEKHHISNSRPAGTLSELFEAQADLHPDRIAVECGSLQMTYRELEQSANQFASHLRSFDVGPEDTVAFWLPRSREIYVALLGILKSGAAYVPLDSEYPADRVAYILQDAGCKLIVTTSDFADRLEDFQGAVVLLDRDGSLIADRPSHRLMSGELKAASENLCYVIYTSGSTGKPKGVLIEHRSAVHLVKTEAERFALSTEDRVYQGFSIAFDASVEELWLAWCAGATLVAALPDMIHAGPDLPRLLTEMNITVLSCVPTLLAMMEGELPTVRILIVGGETCSTDLVHRWCVPGRRMFNTYGPTEATVIATWTECDRSKTVTIGGPLPGYTAFVLDDNGHELPPGDVGELYLGGAGLARGYMGREDLTRERFVFKTVGILEREPQRLYRTGDLTKWTSDGQLEFCGRADGQIKLRGFRVELSEIESELLRCPGVRAAAVNVWEDTVGVQELVAYLVPRSDSDIDDEQLRQALRLVLPVYMIPTHFETIDSLPTLTSGKVDRKRLPAPKRRADLSSQPISNQWKPADDVELRLAVAWNEVFLTNTIGPDDDFFMDLGGHSLLAARMVSALRTFPTFASLSMVDVYHHPTISQLADCLRQRNRLSNGSSTLMAAKSDSERRDLSRRYRWCSVFQFIGLYFVIAFFSLQWLAPYLTYTFLLDDGYTGLVPIVMSLGTLVMLYPVMLVLSIVTKWLVIGRIKPGRYPLWGSYFLRWWFVQAIRNIVPTSYLTGTPLLAWYYRFMGAHIGANVYLGNDGCQAFDLLSIGEDSCLGADSHFTCATVEDGWLVLGSIEVGQRCYVGTRSVLRPGSRMSDDSELSDLSKLPAGQQILTGETWAGSPASRVDAAVDGPNSVAIDRPSLIRRFGYGVLYVAGVMFFPLIPMAAFFPGMIAMAHLNYIDEHYSYLVLSPFVATSFVVLISLEIVVVKWLLLGRVRPGTYPLYRSFYYRKWLVDRLLSLSLDVIGPLYSTLYLSPWYRLLGAKIGRRTEISTASFISPDCLQIGDESFVADAVSLGAAPVRDGVMTIGPVSIGQRSFVGNSALVPCGVTIPNSSLIGCLSMPPSTPMADGSSWLGSPSFFLPQRQASAEFTEQETFRPTAWLVGQRLLIEFFRITLPSTLFIIVTNVLLSAILLMRDELPDWQIIVLFPWLYAITGCAAAVVMIAFKWTLMGRYRPCERPLWSPFVWRTEVVTSLLDNFASPFFLDLLAGTPFICWFFRRLGAKIGKRVYLDTTELTEFDLVEIGSDVAVNLDCTLQTHLFEDRVMKMSTIKIGDGCSLGAMSLVLYDTEIGEGVTVGDLSLVMKGETLPPHTTWTGVPSRRTN from the coding sequence ATGTCCGCTGCGCTCGACGTTTCGTCTGTTCAACATGGTCTGTCGGAAAAGCACCACATTTCGAACTCACGCCCTGCCGGGACATTGTCCGAGCTATTCGAGGCCCAGGCGGATCTTCATCCGGACCGAATTGCGGTCGAATGTGGTTCGCTGCAGATGACGTATCGCGAACTGGAGCAGTCGGCCAATCAGTTCGCATCCCACCTTCGTTCGTTCGACGTCGGACCGGAAGACACGGTGGCTTTTTGGCTGCCTCGCTCGCGAGAGATCTATGTCGCACTGCTCGGCATTCTGAAATCAGGGGCCGCCTATGTGCCTCTGGATTCCGAGTACCCCGCCGATCGGGTTGCATACATCCTGCAGGATGCGGGTTGCAAACTGATCGTGACCACATCGGACTTCGCCGATCGACTGGAAGATTTTCAGGGAGCTGTCGTTCTGCTTGACCGAGACGGGTCCCTGATCGCGGATCGCCCCAGCCATCGTTTGATGAGTGGCGAATTGAAAGCGGCGAGCGAGAATTTGTGCTATGTGATCTACACCTCGGGTTCTACGGGCAAACCAAAAGGAGTGTTGATTGAACACCGCAGCGCCGTTCATTTGGTTAAGACCGAGGCCGAGCGTTTTGCGTTGAGCACAGAGGATCGCGTCTATCAGGGATTCTCCATCGCGTTTGATGCCAGCGTCGAAGAGTTATGGCTGGCGTGGTGTGCCGGGGCTACACTGGTTGCGGCGTTGCCCGATATGATTCATGCGGGCCCTGATCTGCCGCGACTTCTGACCGAAATGAACATCACGGTTCTGTCGTGTGTCCCCACGCTGCTTGCCATGATGGAAGGCGAACTGCCGACTGTTCGCATCTTGATTGTGGGGGGCGAGACCTGTTCTACCGACCTCGTCCATCGATGGTGCGTGCCGGGACGTCGGATGTTCAATACCTACGGCCCCACCGAAGCCACCGTGATTGCGACGTGGACTGAGTGCGATCGCAGCAAGACGGTCACCATCGGCGGACCGCTACCGGGCTATACCGCGTTTGTGCTGGATGACAACGGTCACGAGTTGCCACCGGGAGATGTGGGCGAACTGTATCTGGGCGGGGCGGGTCTTGCGCGCGGATACATGGGCCGCGAGGATCTCACTCGGGAGCGGTTTGTTTTCAAAACGGTTGGAATTCTGGAGAGGGAACCGCAACGGCTTTATCGTACGGGTGACCTCACCAAGTGGACGTCGGACGGCCAACTGGAATTCTGTGGACGGGCCGACGGCCAGATCAAACTGCGTGGCTTTCGCGTTGAACTCAGTGAAATCGAATCCGAGCTGCTGCGCTGCCCGGGGGTTCGCGCCGCGGCAGTCAATGTCTGGGAAGACACTGTCGGCGTTCAGGAACTGGTTGCGTATCTTGTTCCCAGAAGTGATTCTGACATTGACGACGAGCAGCTACGGCAGGCGTTGCGCCTGGTGTTGCCCGTCTACATGATTCCAACCCACTTCGAAACGATCGATTCCTTACCGACCCTGACCAGCGGCAAGGTCGATCGCAAGCGGTTGCCGGCACCGAAACGGCGGGCCGATTTGTCGAGCCAACCGATTTCAAATCAGTGGAAGCCTGCGGATGATGTGGAACTGCGACTAGCCGTGGCCTGGAACGAAGTGTTTCTCACGAACACGATCGGCCCCGACGACGACTTTTTTATGGACCTTGGCGGCCATTCGCTGCTCGCCGCACGGATGGTCTCGGCATTACGGACGTTTCCGACGTTCGCCAGCCTGTCGATGGTCGACGTGTATCATCATCCAACCATCTCTCAACTGGCCGATTGCTTGCGGCAGCGTAACCGCTTGTCGAACGGCAGTTCGACCTTGATGGCCGCCAAGAGCGACTCTGAACGTCGCGATCTCTCGCGCCGGTATCGCTGGTGTTCCGTCTTTCAATTCATCGGCTTGTACTTTGTCATTGCGTTCTTTTCCCTGCAGTGGCTTGCCCCGTATTTGACCTACACGTTTCTTTTGGACGATGGGTACACCGGGCTTGTGCCGATTGTGATGTCGCTGGGCACACTCGTGATGCTGTATCCCGTGATGCTGGTGCTCTCGATCGTCACCAAATGGCTGGTCATTGGACGGATCAAACCGGGACGTTATCCGCTGTGGGGGTCGTACTTCCTGCGCTGGTGGTTTGTGCAGGCGATTCGCAATATCGTGCCGACCAGCTACTTGACCGGGACTCCGCTTTTGGCGTGGTACTACCGCTTCATGGGGGCCCACATCGGAGCGAACGTCTATCTCGGAAACGATGGCTGCCAGGCCTTTGACCTGTTGTCGATCGGGGAAGACAGTTGCCTGGGGGCCGATTCGCACTTTACCTGTGCGACGGTGGAAGATGGGTGGCTGGTGCTTGGTTCCATCGAAGTCGGACAACGCTGTTACGTGGGGACGCGATCGGTTCTGCGTCCCGGTTCGAGGATGTCGGATGATTCGGAGCTTTCCGACCTTTCCAAGCTTCCAGCGGGGCAGCAGATCCTGACCGGCGAGACGTGGGCGGGTTCACCGGCATCCCGGGTTGATGCCGCTGTGGATGGACCGAACTCTGTTGCCATCGATCGCCCTTCCTTGATCAGACGCTTTGGATACGGTGTGTTGTATGTCGCCGGTGTGATGTTCTTTCCGCTCATCCCGATGGCGGCGTTCTTTCCGGGCATGATCGCCATGGCCCATCTGAACTACATTGACGAACACTATTCCTATCTGGTGCTCTCTCCGTTTGTCGCAACCTCGTTCGTGGTGCTCATCAGTCTCGAAATCGTAGTCGTGAAATGGTTGCTGTTGGGGCGTGTTCGGCCCGGTACCTATCCCCTGTACCGTTCGTTCTATTATCGAAAGTGGCTCGTGGATCGCCTGTTGAGCCTGAGTCTGGATGTGATCGGGCCGCTCTATTCCACCTTGTACCTGTCACCCTGGTATCGACTGCTGGGGGCGAAGATTGGTCGTCGAACGGAAATCTCGACGGCATCATTTATCTCTCCCGATTGCCTGCAGATCGGTGATGAGAGTTTCGTTGCCGATGCGGTGTCACTGGGGGCAGCCCCGGTCCGCGACGGAGTGATGACGATTGGCCCTGTTTCGATCGGCCAGCGGAGCTTTGTTGGAAATAGCGCGCTGGTTCCCTGCGGTGTCACGATCCCGAACAGCAGCTTGATCGGCTGCTTGTCCATGCCCCCGTCGACTCCCATGGCCGATGGTTCGTCATGGCTCGGTTCGCCGTCATTTTTTCTGCCACAGCGACAGGCGAGTGCCGAGTTCACCGAACAAGAAACCTTCCGGCCGACGGCGTGGTTGGTCGGTCAGCGCTTGCTGATCGAGTTTTTTCGAATCACGCTGCCCTCGACGCTCTTCATCATCGTGACCAATGTCTTGCTGTCCGCGATTCTCTTGATGCGGGATGAGCTGCCCGACTGGCAAATCATCGTGCTGTTTCCGTGGCTGTATGCCATTACGGGATGTGCCGCCGCGGTCGTGATGATTGCCTTCAAGTGGACGCTCATGGGCCGCTATCGTCCCTGCGAACGACCCTTGTGGAGTCCGTTTGTCTGGCGAACGGAAGTGGTCACTTCACTTCTCGACAATTTCGCATCGCCGTTTTTTCTCGACCTGTTGGCCGGTACTCCCTTCATCTGCTGGTTCTTCCGCCGCCTGGGAGCCAAAATCGGAAAACGTGTTTACTTGGATACCACGGAACTGACGGAATTTGATCTTGTCGAGATTGGTAGCGATGTCGCGGTGAACCTGGACTGCACGTTGCAGACGCACCTGTTTGAAGACCGCGTGATGAAGATGTCGACGATCAAGATTGGTGATGGCTGCAGTCTGGGAGCGATGTCACTGGTTTTGTATGACACCGAGATTGGTGAAGGAGTCACCGTTGGCGATTTGTCGCTGGTCATGAAGGGCGAAACGTTGCCGCCGCATACTACTTGGACCGGTGTCCCCAGCCGTCGAACGAATTGA
- a CDS encoding FG-GAP repeat domain-containing protein, producing the protein MPTISRRGMYLLATLMFLPPVRAEDDSKLAPYYGFKPVEVVKLTERSGNMLTGDLNHDGLTDIILIDNGHSRLDLLLQRKAPPEAKDKSGRPSDINAIESNWRFEHQKLPVDHEIAAVTLGDFNGDGRTDIVYFGTPDQLVIRFQPEQGDWTEKKQQRIPDVSPSQWFLTAGDLDANGFDDLVILGKHETILLYQTSKGVLAPPKRLMNTSDELGLAQIADLDGDGRQDLCYLAGEGLNRVLGARLQLSNGQLGPEYVFDLERPRAVSLRDVDGKPGHEILTIDSRTARLKILNVVQKQLGPNELPERLIQYGFGKQGSGKDRDLAVGDFDGNGLSDLVVTDPEASRMLLFRQHPGQGLDMGTPFSSLTGTDQIRAVDFDGQGKSELVIHSGPEKTLGVSHFEDGRLTFPQSIPTDTDASLIEIADIDGDKKPEVLFLSKVKKESRSTEYPLYAMKRVKQDEWQPVKFGDKTSTPLDLKGTPERLVLADVIGDDRPELMVFQGSKAPQLFSLNDGGVPTEIVVTGNLGVGSGGAGAVSLCKLGGKKGLLITQENFARHMILNPQKRWEVADQFNIAESNAKIIAGAIIDLNGDGEPEIALVDSSLHKLRILKKLEETYQPWKEIDIGDFHLKALKVVDLNGDKKDDLLLFSADKFAVLFAGGSTPAIKEVASFESQLEKIYPTDVVAGDLNGDGYVDLAMTDTRSHYIEIIQYRPNHGLRHALYFRVYEQKSFRNDDNTKEAEPREALVADVTGDGLADLILLAHDRLLVYPQDDAQ; encoded by the coding sequence ATGCCGACGATTTCACGACGTGGGATGTACTTGCTTGCCACGTTGATGTTCCTACCACCTGTCCGAGCCGAAGACGATTCGAAGCTGGCTCCGTATTACGGATTCAAACCTGTCGAGGTGGTCAAGCTGACCGAACGATCCGGCAACATGTTGACCGGCGACTTGAATCATGATGGCCTGACGGACATCATCCTGATCGACAATGGCCACAGCCGACTCGATCTGTTGCTGCAGCGCAAAGCGCCGCCCGAAGCCAAGGACAAGTCTGGCAGGCCGTCCGATATCAATGCCATCGAAAGCAACTGGCGGTTCGAACATCAGAAACTGCCGGTCGATCACGAAATCGCCGCCGTCACCTTGGGTGATTTCAACGGCGACGGACGAACGGACATCGTCTATTTTGGGACACCCGATCAACTGGTCATTCGCTTTCAGCCAGAACAGGGCGACTGGACCGAGAAGAAGCAACAGCGAATCCCCGACGTGTCACCCTCACAGTGGTTCCTGACCGCGGGTGATCTGGACGCCAACGGCTTTGACGATCTCGTCATTCTTGGCAAGCATGAAACGATTCTGCTTTACCAGACATCAAAGGGAGTCCTCGCCCCACCGAAACGCCTCATGAATACGTCAGACGAACTGGGACTGGCCCAGATCGCGGACCTTGATGGCGATGGGCGGCAAGACCTGTGCTATCTGGCAGGCGAAGGTCTGAATCGCGTGCTGGGTGCGCGCCTGCAACTGTCGAATGGGCAACTTGGTCCCGAATATGTCTTTGACCTCGAACGCCCCCGTGCCGTGTCATTACGCGATGTCGACGGCAAGCCGGGACACGAGATCCTGACAATTGATTCACGCACCGCGCGACTGAAAATTTTGAACGTTGTCCAAAAGCAACTAGGTCCGAACGAATTGCCAGAACGGCTGATCCAGTACGGTTTCGGAAAACAGGGCTCGGGCAAAGATCGCGATCTCGCGGTGGGCGATTTCGACGGAAACGGACTGAGCGATCTTGTCGTGACCGACCCCGAGGCATCGCGGATGCTGCTCTTCAGGCAACATCCGGGTCAGGGATTGGACATGGGAACCCCATTCTCCAGCCTGACGGGAACCGACCAGATCCGGGCCGTCGACTTCGACGGTCAGGGGAAGTCGGAACTTGTCATCCATAGCGGCCCAGAAAAGACGCTGGGCGTCAGCCACTTCGAAGACGGACGCCTAACGTTCCCCCAGTCCATTCCAACCGACACCGATGCATCGCTGATCGAAATTGCCGACATCGACGGTGACAAAAAACCTGAAGTCCTGTTCCTGTCCAAGGTCAAGAAGGAAAGCCGTTCGACGGAATACCCTCTATATGCCATGAAGCGGGTGAAGCAGGACGAGTGGCAGCCCGTCAAATTTGGCGACAAGACATCGACCCCATTGGATCTCAAAGGAACGCCGGAACGCCTGGTCCTGGCGGACGTGATTGGTGACGATCGACCGGAACTCATGGTCTTTCAAGGATCGAAAGCACCACAACTATTCAGCTTGAATGACGGGGGAGTTCCCACCGAAATTGTGGTGACAGGAAATCTGGGCGTCGGATCGGGTGGCGCGGGGGCAGTCAGCCTTTGTAAACTGGGCGGGAAAAAAGGCCTGCTGATCACACAAGAAAACTTTGCGCGACACATGATCCTGAACCCGCAAAAACGCTGGGAAGTCGCCGATCAGTTCAACATCGCCGAATCAAACGCCAAGATCATCGCGGGCGCCATCATTGATCTCAATGGCGATGGAGAACCGGAAATCGCACTAGTCGACAGCAGCCTGCATAAGCTTCGAATTCTCAAAAAGCTGGAAGAGACTTACCAGCCCTGGAAAGAAATCGATATCGGGGATTTCCACCTGAAGGCCTTGAAGGTCGTCGATTTGAACGGCGACAAGAAGGATGACCTTTTACTCTTCAGCGCCGACAAGTTCGCGGTGCTGTTCGCGGGTGGTAGCACTCCTGCCATCAAAGAAGTTGCGTCATTCGAAAGCCAACTGGAAAAGATCTACCCCACCGATGTGGTTGCAGGCGATCTGAATGGTGATGGATATGTTGATCTGGCGATGACGGACACCCGCAGCCATTACATCGAAATCATCCAGTATCGTCCGAATCACGGATTGCGGCACGCACTCTACTTTCGTGTCTACGAACAAAAGTCCTTCCGGAACGACGACAATACGAAAGAGGCAGAACCGCGCGAGGCACTGGTTGCCGATGTCACGGGCGATGGTCTTGCAGATCTGATCCTGCTCGCGCACGATCGCCTGCTCGTCTATCCCCAAGATGACGCCCAGTAA
- a CDS encoding small basic protein: MTIEKSLKRKGRLARLRSVLSRDERITQMKADERWADGTSPFGLPKLRVVRLVVGKKKKKKTAEGDKKDDKKKAAKKK; encoded by the coding sequence GTGACCATTGAAAAGAGTTTGAAGCGCAAAGGCCGGTTGGCCCGTCTTCGAAGCGTGCTGTCACGCGATGAACGCATTACTCAGATGAAAGCGGATGAACGCTGGGCGGATGGCACGAGCCCATTTGGCCTTCCAAAGCTGCGCGTCGTTCGGCTGGTCGTCGGTAAGAAAAAGAAGAAGAAAACCGCCGAAGGCGACAAGAAAGACGACAAGAAGAAGGCCGCCAAGAAGAAGTAA
- a CDS encoding DUF167 domain-containing protein, with translation MSELTCDESPDGAILRVKAHAGARRNGITGTFDGAIRVAVTQAPEKGKANSAIIQVLADALKIGPSRFEILSGHTANLKRILVRGFSSAELLDRLNRILADDPAHP, from the coding sequence ATGTCAGAACTCACCTGCGATGAATCGCCGGACGGTGCCATCCTGCGAGTGAAGGCCCACGCCGGTGCCAGAAGGAATGGAATCACGGGCACCTTCGACGGGGCGATCCGCGTCGCCGTCACTCAGGCGCCAGAAAAAGGAAAAGCCAACTCTGCGATCATTCAAGTCTTGGCCGACGCCCTGAAAATCGGCCCCAGTCGCTTTGAAATTCTCAGCGGCCACACGGCGAACCTGAAGCGAATCCTGGTCCGGGGCTTCTCATCCGCGGAACTTCTGGATCGATTGAATCGCATTCTCGCCGATGACCCCGCCCACCCCTGA